One genomic segment of Xyrauchen texanus isolate HMW12.3.18 chromosome 5, RBS_HiC_50CHRs, whole genome shotgun sequence includes these proteins:
- the LOC127643727 gene encoding phospholipid-transporting ATPase ABCA1-like isoform X1 produces MAFSTQLGLLLWKNFTYRRRQTIQLLVEIVWPLFIFFILISVRLFYPPYEQHECHFPNKAMPSAGTLPWVQGIICNANNPCFRYPTPGETPGVVGNFNNSIISRLFVDAKKILLYSQHDKSSEGFKGLVRALRKLQRNTEGFKLKDFLRDDETLSVFLERNATLPKHAVRQIVEANVNLEKVLIKGFGVHLRDLCNSTSLEEFVTIADKEVSQLTQNIICQSSPEWLNNAESHFLSNLDFLKPIRTDVKSDPKIIQDVSLATDSLLESLGALAVEFASMKSWRDMRNEIRYLTGNSTQSPNHMYQAVSRIVCGHPEGGGLKIKSLNWYEDNNYKALFGNYGNDSDDESLYDNSSTPYCNNLMKGLESSPISRMIWRALKPLLMGKILFTPDTPATQRIIQEVNKTFQELGVLRDLGGMWEEIRPKIWNFMEDSEEMDLVRTLLQNNASARFFNAKLTGTDWRVEDVSSFLSKSSEDTRPHGTAYTWREVFNETDQAIQTISRFMECVTLDKLEPVANEERLVNKSMRLLDDRKFWAGIVFPDMQSNTAELPPNVNYKIRMDIDNVERTNKIKDGYWDPGPRADPFEDLRYIWGGFSYLQDVIENGIIRALTGSKEKTGVYLQQMPYPCYVDDIFLRVMSRSMPLFMTLAWMYSVAIIIKGVVYEKEARLKETMRIMGLDNGTLWLSWFISSLIPLLISAALLVLILKMGNLLPYSDPGVIYLFLASFAVVTIMQCFLISTLFSRANLAAACGGIIYFTLYLPYVLCVAWQDYVGFGAKVVVSLLSPVAFGFGCEYFALFEEQGVGIQWSNLLSSPMQEDSYSLTTSISLMLFDSVLYAIMTWYIEAVFPGQYGIPRPWYFPFTKSYWCGEKCGWTSSAPTNNKENAEAACFEEEPAHLDPGVYIENLVKVYSNGKLAVDGLTLGFYEGQITSFLGHNGAGKTTTMSILTGLFPPTSGTAYIMGKDIRTDLNTIRQNLGMCPQHNVLFSMLTVEEHIWFYASLKGLPEEKVKSEMEQIVMDLGLPHKRKSRTSQLSGGMQRKLSVALAFVGGSKVVILDEPTAGVDPYARRGIWDLLLKYRQGRTIILSTHHMDEADILGDRIAIISHGKLCCVGSSLFLKTQLGTGYYLTLVKKDFDLSASSCRTSSSTVSYSKGSLKKEDDMSESSSDAGLGSDHESETTTIDVSLISNVIFKHVPTARLVEDLGHELTYVLPHESAKAGAFVELFHEIDDRLTDLGISSYGISDTTLEEIFLKVAEDSGVDAELSDGIIPARRNRRHAFGDHQSCLKPFTEDDFDLNDSEGDPESRETDWLGGADGKGSFQVKGWSLKRQQFVALLWKRFLYARRSRKGFFAQIVLPAVFVCIALVFSLIVPPFGKYPSLALESSMYEEQFTFISNDAPEDRHTNMLLESLTDSPDYTEQCKDEQTSIRKSCPIKDEEWTVPEIPESVLDVFLNGNWSMENPSPLCECSCEGRKKMLPECPPGAGGLPPTQIKVTTTETLQNLTGRNISDYLVKTYAQIIGKSLKNKLWVNEFRYGGFSLGAISSQALPPGDDITDAISHIRNRFSLQAGTASDRFLGSLSTFIQGLDTKNNVKIWFNNKGWHSIGAFLNVMNNGVLRANLPPGLDRSKFGIKAFNHPLNLTKEQLSQVALMTTSVDVLVSICVIFAMSFVPASFVVFLIQERVSKAKHMQFISGVQPLLYWLANFVWDMCNYIVPATLVIIIFVCFQQEAYVSSTNLPVLALLLLLYGWSITPLMYPASFFFKIPSTAYVVLTSVNILIGINGSVSTFVLELFGSNEIGGINNILKNVFLIFPHFCLGRGLIDMVKNQAMADALERFGENRFRSPLAWDMVGKNLFAMAVEGVVFFCITVLIQYRFCIKARSVSTKLKPIGEEDEDVARERQRILCGGGQSDILELKQLTKVYKRKQKPAVDRLCVGIPPGECFGLLGVNGAGKTSTFKMLTGDSVVTSGEAYLAGKSVLTEIDEVHQNMGYCPQFDAINDLLTGREHLEFYAILRGVPEKEVCEVADWGIRKLGLMKYVDKAAGSYSGGNMRKLSTAMALIGGPPVVFLDEPTTGMDPKARRALWNCILSIIKEGRSVVLTSHSMEECEALCTRMAIMVNGRFRCLGSVQHLKNRFGDGYTIILRVAGSDPQLEPVMEFIEQELQGSNLKEKHRNMLQYQLPSSLTSLARIFSLLSRNKEQLHIEDYSVSQTTLDQVFVNFAKDQSDEDHLKDISMNKNDAVVDISQLGTFLIDEKAKETVV; encoded by the exons ATGGCTTTCTCCACTCAACTGGGCTTACTGTTGTGGAAGAACTTCACTTACCGACGGAGACAGACT ATTCAGCTACTGGTCGAGATAGTATGGCCCCTCTTCATCTTTTTCATCCTGATATCGGTCAGACTTTTCTATCCTCCCTACGAGCAACATGAAT GCCACTTTCCCAATAAGGCTATGCCCTCGGCGGGGACTCTACCATGGGTGCAGGGCATCATCTGCAATGCCAACAACCCTTGCTTTCGCTACCCTACCCCTGGAGAGACCCCCGGGGTGGTGGGCAACTTCAACAACTCAAT tatCTCCCGACTCTTCGTCGATGCCAAGAAAATCCTCCTCTACAGCCAACATGACAAAAGCTCTGAAGGTTTCAAAGGACTCGTCAGGGCCTTGAGAAAACTGCAGAGAAACACTGAAG GTTTCAAGCTGAAGGACTTTCTGCGTGATGATGAAACGTTGTCTGTGTTTCTGGAGAGAAATGCCACCCTGCCCAAACATGCTGTGAGACAGATAGTGGAGGCTAATGTCAACTTGGAGAAG GTGCTTATTAAAGGGTTTGGAGTCCATCTTCGAGACCTGTGCAATTCTACATCTCTGGAGGAATTTGTGACTATAGCTGATAAAGAAGTGTCTCAGCTGACGCAAAACATCATCTGCCAATCGTCGCCTGAATGGCTGAACAATGCAGAGAGCCACTTCCTGTCCAACCTGGACTTCCTGAAGCCAATACGG ACAGACGTAAAGTCAGACCCGAAGATTATCCAAGATGTGTCCTTGGCAACAGACAGCCTGCTGGAGAGCTTGGGAGCATTAGCAGTGGAG TTTGCGAGTATGAAGAGCTGGCGAGACATGCGAAACGAGATCCGGTATTTGACTGGAAACAGCACACAGTCCCCCAACCACATGTATCAGGCCGTGTCCCGGATCGTCTGCGGCCATCCCGAGGGCGGAGGTCTAAAGATAAAGTCCCTCAATTGGTACGAGGACAACAACTACAAGGCCCTGTTTGGTAATTACGGCAATGACAGCGACGATGAGTCTCTTTACGACAACTCCTCCA CGCCCTACTGTAACAACTTAATGAAAGGTCTGGAGTCAAGTCCCATTTCTCGCATGATCTGGAGGGCACTGAAGCCGCTGCTCATGGGAAAGATCTTGTTCACGCCAGATACTCCGGCCACGCAGAGGATCATCCAAGAG GTCAATAAGACATTTCAAGAGCTGGGAGTGCTCAGGGATCTCGGAGGCATGTGGGAAGAGATAAGACCCAAAATCTGGAACTTTATGGAGGACAGTGAGGAAATGGACCTGGTTCGG ACACTCCTCCAAAACAACGCTAGCGCTCGCTTCTTTAATGCCAAGCTAACTGGGACAGACTGGCGTGTGGAAGATGTTTCCAGTTTTCTGTCCAAGTCATCAGAGGACACACGTCCCCACGGGACAGCCTACACATGGCGAGAGGTGTTCAATGAGACCGATCAGGCCATACAGACCATCTCCCGATTCATGGAG TGTGTGACCCTGGATAAGTTGGAACCGGTGGCTAATGAGGAGCGTTTGGTAAATAAATCCATGCGTCTGTTGGATGATCGCAAGTTCTGGGCTGGGATAGTGTTTCCTGATATGCAATCCAACACAGCCGAGCTGCCGCCCAACGTCAACTACAAGATCCGTATGGACATTGATAATGTGGAGCGCACCAACAAGATCAAGGATGG CTATTGGGACCCTGGTCCTCGGGCTGACCCGTTTGAAGATCTCCGCTACATCTGGGGCGGCTTTTCCTACCTGCAGGATGTTATTGAGAACGGAATCATCCGGGCACTGACAGGCAGTAAAGAGAAAACTGGAGTTTACCTCCAGCAGATGCCTTATCCCTGCTATGTGGATGACAT TTTCTTGCGGGTCATGAGTCGTTCAATGCCTCTGTTCATGACTCTGGCGTGGATGTACTCGGTGGCAATCATCATTAAAGGTGTTGTGTACGAGAAGGAAGCTCGACTGAAGGAGACCATGAGGATAATGGGTCTCGATAATGGAACCTTGTGGCTGAGCTGGTTCATCAGTAGTCTGATCCCACTGCTCATCAGCGCCGCCCTACTGGTGCTCATCCTGAAG ATGGGAAATCTTCTCCCATACAGCGACCCTGGTGTAATCTACTTGTTCCTGGCTTCCTTCGCTGTTGTGACCATCATGCAGTGTTTCCTAATCAGTACGCTGTTCTCACGGGCTAACCTCGCTGCTGCCTGCGGGGGTATCATATACTTCACCCTTTACCTGCCCTATGTCCTGTGTGTGGCCTGGCAGGATTATGTGGGCTTTGGGGCGAAAGTGGTAGTG agTCTGTTGTCTCCAGTGGCGTTTGGTTTCGGCTGCGAGTACTTTGCTCTGTTTGAGGAGCAGGGGGTTGGCATTCAGTGGAGTAACCTGCTCTCCAGTCCCATGCAGGAAGACAGCTACAGTCTCACCACATCCATTTCTCTCATGCTTTTTGATTCTGTGCTGTACGCCATCATGACCTGGTACATTGAAGCTGTATTCCCTG GTCAGTATGGCATTCCCCGTCCATGGTACTTCCCTTTCACCAAGTCATACTGGTGTGGAGAGAAATGTGGTTGGACTTCATCAGCACCCaccaacaacaaagaaaatgcTGAAG CTGCATGCTTTGAAGAGGAACCAGCCCATCTGGACCCTGGTGTTTACATAGAGAACCTGGTGAAGGTCTACAGCAATGGTAAACTGGCGGTGGACGGTTTGACTCTGGGCTTTTATGAAGGTCAGATCACCTCCTTCCTGGGTCACAATGGTGCTGGAAAAACCACGACTAT GTCTATTCTCACTGGCCTATTCCCACCCACCTCGGGGACTGCATACATCATGGGCAAAGATATCCGGACCGATCTAAATACAATACGTCAAAACCTGGGCATGTGTCCGCAGCATAACGTCCTGTTTAGCAT GCTTACTGTGGAGGAACACATCTGGTTTTATGCGAGTTTGAAGGGGTTGCCTGAAGAGAAGGTGAAGTCTGAGATGGAGCAGATAGTGATGGATCTCGGCCTGCCTCATAAACGCAAGTCTCGCACCAGCCAACTCTCAG GTGGAATGCAGAGGAAGTTATCAGTAGCGCTGGCTTTTGTTGGAGGTTCAAAGGTCGTGATTCTGGATGAACCCACTGCTGGAGTTGATCCTTACGCTCGCCGTGGCATCTGGGACCTGCTGCTGAAGTATCGCCAAG GTCGCACTATCATCTTGTCCACCCACCACATGGACGAAGCCGATATCCTGGGCGATCGCATTGCCATCATCTCCCATGGAAAGCTGTGCTGTGTAGGTTCCTCTCTGTTCCTCAAGACCCAACTGGGAACGGGGTACTACTTGACACTGGTGAAAAAGGACTTTGATCTCTCTGCAAGCTCCTGTCGCACCTCCAGTAGCACCGTGTCCTACTCCAAGGGAAGTCTTAAGAAG GAGGACGACATGTCTGAGAGCAGCTCTGATGCTGGGCTGGGCAGTGACCATGAAAGTGAAACCACCACCATAG ATGTCTCCCTGATCTCGAATGTGATTTTCAAGCACGTTCCTACAGCCAGACTAGTTGAAGATCTTGGTCACGAGCTCACTTACGTTCTGCCGCACGAGTCGGCCAAAGCTGGAGCGTTTGTGGAGCTCTTCCACGAGATAGACGATCGGCTCACGGACCTCGGCATTTCTAGCTACGGCATCTCTGACACGACCCTGGAGGAG ATATTCCTCAAAGTTGCAGAGGACAGCGGTGTTGATGCCGAATTATCAG ATGGAATTATACCTGCTCGCAGGAACCGCCGACACGCTTTTGGCGACCACCAGAGCTGTCTGAAGCCTTTTACGGAAGATGACTTTGATTTGAATGACTCAGAAGGTGATCCAG AATCGCGTGAGACAGACTGGTTGGGCGGTGCTGATGGGAAAGGATCGTTCCAGGTGAAGGGCTGGAGTCTGAAGAGACAGCAGTTTGTGGCTTTGCTCTGGAAACGCTTCCTGTATGCCCGACGCTCCCGAAAAGGTTTCTTTGCTCAG ATTGTGTTGCCTGCTGTGTTCGTGTGCATTGCTTTGGTCTTCAGTCTCATCGTCCCTCCTTTTGGAAAGTATCCCAGCCTTGCTCTGGAGTCCAGCATGTATGAAGAGCAGTTCACCTTCATCAG CAATGATGCACCAGAGGACAgacatacaaacatgctgcttgAATCTCTAACGGACAGTCCGGATTACACTGAACAATGCAAAGACGAACAGACATCTAT CCGCAAATCATGTCCGATTAAAGATGAAGAGTGGACGGTTCCAGAGATTCCTGAATCTGTTCTGGATGTGTTTCTGAATGGGAATTGGAGTATGGAGAACCCATCGCCTTTGTGTGAGTGTAGTTGTGAAGGACGGAAAAAGATGCTTCCAGAGTGTCCACCAGGAGCCGGTGGTCTACCACCCACTCAG ATTAAAGTCACCACCACTGAGACCTTACAGAATCTGACAGGAAGAAACATTTCTGATTACTTAGTGAAAACATATGCTCAGATTATTGGGAAAAG CTTGAAGAACAAACTCTGGGTCAATGAATTCAG GTATGGTGGATTCTCATTGGGTGCCATAAGCTCACAGGCCCTTCCTCCTGGTGATGACATCACCGATGCCATCTCACATATTCGTAACCGCTTCAGTCTTCAAGCG GGTACTGCTTCTGACCGCTTCCTGGGAAGCCTGTCAACATTTATCCAAGGTCTTGACACCAAGAACAATGTCAAG ATCTGGTTCAATAATAAAGGTTGGCACAGTATCGGAGCGTTTCTCAATGTCATGAACAATGGCGTCTTGCGTGCTAATCTGCCCCCCGGCCTGGACCGGTCAAAGTTTGGAATCAAAGCCTTCAACCATCCGCTCAACCTCACCAAGGAGCAGCTCTCGCAAGTGGCACT AATGACGACCTCAGTGGACGTGCTGGTGTCCATCTGCGTCATCTTCGCCATGTCCTTCGTCCCGGCCAGCTTTGTGGTGTTTCTAATCCAGGAGAGAGTGAGTAAAGCCAAACACATGCAGTTCATCAGTGGAGTGCAGCCCCTCCTCTACTGGCTGGCCAACTTTGTCTGGGACATG TGCAACTACATTGTTCCTGCGACCCTGGTCATCATCATCTTCGTCTGTTTCCAGCAAGAGGCCTACGTGTCCTCTACCAATCTGCCTGTTCTTGCACTTCTGCTGTTGCTCTATGG GTGGTCCATAACACCTCTGATGTACCCAGCTTCGTTCTTCTTTAAGATTCCCAGTACAGCATATGTGGTTTTGACTAGCGTTAATATCCTCATTGGGATAAATGGCAGTGTGTCCACATTTGTCCtggagctttttggcagcaat GAGATTGGTGGCATCAACAACATCTTGAAGAATGTGTTCTTGATCTTTCCTCACTTTTGTCTGGGCAGAGGTCTCATTGACATGGTGAAGAATCAAGCTATGGCTGATGCTTTGGAAAGATTTG GCGAGAATCGATTCCGCTCTCCTTTGGCGTGGGACATGGTGGGCAAGAATCTCTTTGCCATGGCTGTAGAGGGCGTGGTTTTCTTCTGCATCACTGTTCTCATCCAATACCGTTTCTGCATCAAGGCCAG GTCGGTTAGCACCAAGCTAAAGCCAATAGGGGAGGAGGATGAGGATGTGGCCAGAGAGAGGCAGAGGATCCTGTGTGGTGGAGGACAGTCTGATATCCTGGAGCTCAAACAACTCACCAAG GTGTATAAGAGGAAACAGAAGCCAGCTGTAGACAGACTGTGTGTGGGCATCCCACCAGGAGAG tGTTTTGGTTTGCTCGGTGTGAACGGTGCTGGAAAGACGAGCACTTTCAAGATGCTCACCGGCGATTCTGTCGTCACGAGCGGAGAGGCATACTTGGCGGGGAAAAG TGTGCTGACAGAGATTGATGAAGTGCATCAGAATATGGGATACTGTCCACAGTTTGACGCCATCAATGACCTGCTGACTGGCAGAGAACATCTGGAGTTTTACGCCATTCTGCGCGGCGTTCCCGAGAAAGAAGTGTGCGAG GTGGCAGATTGGGGCATTCGTAAACTGGGATTGATGAAATACGTAGACAAAGCGGCAGGAAGCTACAGTGGGGGAAACATGCGCAAACTCTCCACTGCCATGGCACTCATTGGAGGCCCACCAGTCGTGTTCTTG GACGAACCCACCACTGGGATGGACCCCAAAGCCCGGCGGGCCCTGTGGAACTGCATCCTCAGCATCATTAAAGAGGGACGCTCCGTTGTTCTTACCTCACACAG TATGGAGGAGTGTGAAGCTCTCTGCACTCGTATGGCCATCATGGTCAACGGCAGGTTCCGCTGTCTGGGCAGTGTGCAGCACTTAAAGAACAG GTTTGGTGACGGGTACACCATCATCCTGCGTGTGGCGGGGTCCGATCCGCAGCTGGAGCCAGTTATGGAGTTTATCGAGCAGGAGCTGCAGGGCAGCAACCTGAAGGAGAAGCACAGGAACATGCTGCAGTACCAGCTGCCCTCTTCTCTCACGTCCCTCGCCCGCATCTTCAGCCTTCTATCCAGAAACAAAGAGCAGCTCCACATCGAGGACTACTCCGTCTCACAGACCACTTTAGATCAA gtatttGTCAATTTTGCCAAGGACCAAAGTGATGAGGACCACTTAAAAGACATTTCCATGAACAAAAATGATGCCGTGGTGGACATTTCCCAACTTGGCACCTTCCTCATAGACGAGAAGGCCAAAGAGACCGTGGTCTGA